One genomic segment of Solidesulfovibrio sp. includes these proteins:
- a CDS encoding MmgE/PrpD family protein has product MEESSTQILSKFLHSLKYEDLPESTINIIKQCAVDYFASAWNSYGSPLFYKYVDYAISLGVVDRFPIIGGYRTSLYWSVFANAAISHITEVDDIHRASTMHVGISIFPVVLGIAKERKLSGKEIVQSIACGYEASIRVGEFLGRSHYNIFHTTGTAGSFGAAAAAAKALGLDAEKTAHALGHAGTQANALWQFLDDGALAAKAFHPGRAAQNGIAAAYLAAQGIPGATRILEGQRGYGSYATCTPNLEAVTANLGSPDKVEEICFKSYPTCGQTHSMLDALRDLLAEHRLAASDVREIEARVYQQAINIAGIAQPRTLEEAKFSLPTCLAIMLVMGDLTFSNMTWETVSQPAVREAAAKIRLVFDPGIDAKFPATRPCRIIVRTRDGRELSRENYYRTGDPEKPMSLARMRDKFRDLTGHSLSRDRQNMILDWCEALPDSVMTTDLFLNN; this is encoded by the coding sequence ATGGAAGAATCATCCACGCAAATACTTTCAAAATTTCTTCATTCTCTGAAATATGAGGATTTGCCAGAATCGACGATAAATATAATCAAGCAATGTGCTGTCGATTATTTTGCATCTGCATGGAATAGTTATGGATCTCCATTATTTTACAAGTATGTCGATTATGCCATTTCTCTAGGTGTCGTCGACAGATTCCCAATCATAGGAGGATATCGTACATCATTATATTGGTCTGTCTTTGCCAACGCGGCCATATCGCATATAACAGAAGTTGACGATATTCACAGGGCAAGCACGATGCATGTGGGCATATCGATTTTCCCCGTCGTGCTTGGTATTGCAAAGGAGAGGAAATTAAGCGGAAAAGAGATCGTCCAGAGTATTGCCTGCGGGTATGAGGCGTCTATTCGCGTCGGCGAGTTCCTGGGGCGCAGTCACTACAACATCTTTCATACGACGGGCACGGCCGGCAGTTTCGGCGCCGCCGCCGCCGCGGCCAAGGCCTTGGGCCTGGATGCGGAGAAGACCGCCCACGCCCTGGGGCATGCCGGAACCCAGGCCAACGCCCTGTGGCAGTTCCTGGATGACGGCGCCCTGGCCGCCAAGGCCTTCCATCCCGGCCGGGCGGCGCAAAACGGCATCGCCGCCGCCTATCTGGCGGCGCAAGGCATCCCGGGCGCGACCCGCATCCTGGAAGGGCAGCGGGGATACGGCAGCTACGCCACCTGCACGCCCAACCTGGAGGCCGTGACCGCCAACCTCGGCAGCCCCGACAAGGTCGAGGAAATCTGTTTCAAGAGCTATCCGACCTGCGGCCAGACGCATTCCATGCTCGACGCGCTGCGGGACCTCCTGGCCGAACACCGGCTGGCGGCCTCGGATGTCCGGGAAATCGAGGCCCGGGTCTACCAGCAGGCCATCAATATCGCCGGGATCGCCCAGCCCCGGACGCTGGAGGAGGCGAAGTTCTCGCTTCCGACCTGCCTGGCCATCATGCTGGTCATGGGCGATCTGACCTTTTCCAACATGACCTGGGAGACCGTGTCCCAGCCGGCCGTGCGGGAGGCGGCCGCCAAGATCCGCCTCGTCTTTGACCCCGGGATCGACGCCAAATTCCCCGCCACCCGCCCGTGCCGCATCATCGTGCGCACCAGGGACGGCCGCGAACTGTCGCGGGAAAACTACTACCGGACCGGGGATCCCGAAAAGCCCATGAGCCTGGCCCGCATGCGGGACAAGTTCCGCGACCTGACGGGCCATTCCCTGTCCCGGGACAGGCAGAACATGATCCTTGACTGGTGCGAGGCGCTCCCGGACAGCGTCATGACCACCGACCTGTTCCTGAATAACTGA